Part of the Pseudarthrobacter sp. NBSH8 genome is shown below.
CCGAGCATCCTGCTGACCCAGGACAGCGACGCGGTGCCGGGGAACTGCAGGACCAGCCGGGATTCGCAACCCTCGATCCGGCACAGGACCATGGCCGTAACGGCGGGGAGGGACGCCACATACTCGTCGTAGCTCTTCATGCTGAGCTGCTCCAGAATGGCTGAGGATTTGATCCGGACCTTGGCCGTCAGCTGCGTTCCCCACTGCCGGGCGAAAGTTTCGAACGCCACTTCCAGGATGCGGCTGTGCTGCCGGGGCAGCGTAGTGGGCCGGCGAAAGTCGTAGACGTCAACGGTCCGCTGCCGCGTCTTCGGCCGTTCATCCACTTCACTCACGGTGTGCACTATCGGCACCAGCCAGCCGGCCGTATGGCGGCTACCGGGCCGAGTTTGCGGCTCGAAAGTTGAGCGCCTCCGGAATCAGCGCCCGGATGTCCTCCGATTTGTCCGAGAGCACCACCACATCCACCCGCCGGTTCAGTTCCATGAGCGCCGCTGTGGAATCGTCGTTGACCTGGCGGGCGGAGCCGAAGGCCACCGCGCCGATCCGGCCGGGGACCACGTCGCCATGGTCCACCAGGTGGCGCAGCACGTTCACCGACCGGGCGGAGGAGAGCTCCCACGTGGAAGGGTACGCCGTGATGCCGTTGGCGGCATGGCCCTCCACCATGATCTCCATCCCCGCCGGTGCCAAGGTGGGCGCGATGGTGTCCAATACCTGGACGGCCCGCGGTGTCAGCTCCGGACGGTCCGGCAGGAAGAACGCCTGCGAGCCCACAAGTTTCACGATCAGCCCGCGTTCGGTGATCTGGAACTCGACGTTGGGGTCGAGCTGAACGGCCTTCAGCGCTGACTCCATCTGGTCGCGCAGGGCGGTAAGGCGGTCCACCTCCTTCAGCGCCATGTCGATCGCCGCGAAGGCTTCGGCGTCCTGGTCCTTCTGCTCCGTCCGGACTACCGTTCCGCTGGCCGTATCCACGGTTTCCGTGGCTATCGCCCCGAAACCTGTCGCCAACGAATTACGCAGTTTGTCGAACTTGGCCTGGTCCACGGTGGACATGGAGAACAGCACAATGAACATGCACATCAGGACCGTGACCATATCCATGTAGGAGGCCATCCAGCGTTCGTCCGCATGCTCCTCCTCAGGCTCGTGGCCCCGCCGGCGCCGCGCGCTCAAGCGGCGCGGCCCAGGTCCGGGAGCAGGTCCTCGCCGGGCCGGCTCCCTGTGCCTTTGCCTCCAGCCCTGACCTTCCGGTCGGCAGGCACCATGGCTTGAAGCCGTTCAGCCACCAGCAGCGGCTGGGTGCCGTTCTGCACAGCCAGCAGACCCTCCATGAGCAGATTCATCTGTTCCACTTCCAAATCTGAGAGCCGTTTGAGCCGGGAGCTGAACGGCAGCCAGAGGAAGTTCGCGGACACCAGCCCCCAGAGCGTGGCCACGAAAGCCGTGGCGATCATGGGTCCCAGATGGTCCGGGGTGGAAAGGTTTTCCAGGACGTGCGTCAGGGACACCACCGTACCGATAATACCGATGGTGGGCGCATAGCCGCCCAGGCTGGCAAAGAACTTGCTGGCGATGCGGTCGCTGCGAATCTTGGTGTCAATCTCGTCTTCCATCAAGGTGCGCAACTCGTCGGCATCGGTGCCGTCGGCGATGTTCTGCAGCGCCCTGGCCACGAAGGGATTGCTCGCCTTGACAGCTTCGTCTTCCATCGCCAGGAGGCCTTCGCGGCGGGCCTTCTCGGCGAAGCCGACCAACTGCCCGATGCTGGCCGCCGGCTGAGCCGGCTTGGCCGTGAAGGCCCGGGGGAGGGATTTGAAGGCATGCAGGGTGTCCCTCAGAGTGTGGCCTGCGATTCCCACGGCCAGGGTGGCACCGAACACCAGGATCATGGGCGCCGGCAGCAGCAGCGCTTCCACGTGGGCACCCTCAAGCGTGACCATGGCGTAGACGGAGCCAAAGGCCAGGAGCAGGCCGATAATAGTTGCGGGATCCATGTTTACTTTCCGGGCCTGATGGTGGTGGGGCGATCTTCGGGTGGAGGGACCAGACTCAGCAGATGGCCGGTGGCTGCAGGCAGGTCCTGAGCCCGGCGGAGCACGAACGCCCGGTAGTTGGCGATCAGCTCCACGACGTCCGCCAAGCTTTCGCGGACAACGTACACGGCGCCGTCGAGCGTCACCAGGTGCGTGTCCGGGCTTTCGTGGATCCGTTCAATCAGGTCCGGATTAAGCGCGAAGCGGGTGCCGTTGAGGCGGGTGACAACGATCATGGGCCGTTTCTGCTCTGTAGTGAATCCTGAGTCCGTACTCCCTGTACTGTCGGCCACCGGCGCTCAAGCGTTAGGCGGCGAATCCCGCCCCTATTCCCACCGGTTGCCCTGTAAGGGCCCTTCTGAGCGATCATGTGGGCCAGAAGGGCCGTTCCGGAGGATACGGAGGGGAGAATCGGTGCTTAGCGCTTCAGGTTGGCGAGCTCCTGCAGCACTTCGTCGGAGGTGGTGATGATGCGGGCGTTCGCCTGGAAACCGCGCTGGGCCACGATCAGGTTGGTGAATTCCTGGGACAGGTCCACGTTGGACATTTCCAGGGAGCCGGTGGCGAGGGTGCCGATGCCGGCGTCACCCGGTGTGCCCAGTTGCGCGGCACCGGAGTTTCCGGTGGCCACGTAGCTTGACCCGCCGGCCTTCTCCAGGCCGCCCGGGTTGGCGAACTTGGCCAGCGCCACACGCGCCAGGACCTCACGGCTGCCGTTGCTGAAGGAGCCGACCAGTGAACCGTCACTCGCCAGGGTGTAGGACTCGAGCTTGCCGGCCGCGGAGCCGTCCTGCCCTGCCACGGTGAGCGTGCTCATGCCCGCGTAACCGGTCAG
Proteins encoded:
- a CDS encoding motility protein A, with protein sequence MDPATIIGLLLAFGSVYAMVTLEGAHVEALLLPAPMILVFGATLAVGIAGHTLRDTLHAFKSLPRAFTAKPAQPAASIGQLVGFAEKARREGLLAMEDEAVKASNPFVARALQNIADGTDADELRTLMEDEIDTKIRSDRIASKFFASLGGYAPTIGIIGTVVSLTHVLENLSTPDHLGPMIATAFVATLWGLVSANFLWLPFSSRLKRLSDLEVEQMNLLMEGLLAVQNGTQPLLVAERLQAMVPADRKVRAGGKGTGSRPGEDLLPDLGRAA
- a CDS encoding flagellar motor protein MotB → MSARRRRGHEPEEEHADERWMASYMDMVTVLMCMFIVLFSMSTVDQAKFDKLRNSLATGFGAIATETVDTASGTVVRTEQKDQDAEAFAAIDMALKEVDRLTALRDQMESALKAVQLDPNVEFQITERGLIVKLVGSQAFFLPDRPELTPRAVQVLDTIAPTLAPAGMEIMVEGHAANGITAYPSTWELSSARSVNVLRHLVDHGDVVPGRIGAVAFGSARQVNDDSTAALMELNRRVDVVVLSDKSEDIRALIPEALNFRAANSAR
- a CDS encoding flagellar FlbD family protein, with product MIVVTRLNGTRFALNPDLIERIHESPDTHLVTLDGAVYVVRESLADVVELIANYRAFVLRRAQDLPAATGHLLSLVPPPEDRPTTIRPGK